TCGATCCCGCCACGGCGGCCCGCATGCTGTCCGACCTCTACGACCGCCGGGGGACCGCCAAGCTGATCATGTGGCTGAGCCTTTCGGGGTGGTCGCCGAGCGGGGCCGGGATGCTCGAGCCCCTGGCGCTGGGCGTCCATGACTGGCGATCGAGCCAGGCCCGTCAGCGGGAGCTGCCCGCTCCCGACCTGGACGACAGCCGCCGGCTGATCGCGCTGTTGAGCGCCCTGACCTTCACCCAGGCGCTGACCGGCGAGGCCCTGCCGAGCAGCGTCGGCCTGACGGACCTGTCTTCCGACGACCTGCTGGCCTGGGCGACGTCGCGTCTGGCCTGATGGGTCAGGGTTCTTCCGCCAGATAGCGGGGGTCCAGCCCCTGGCCCCAGTCCGCCATCCAGCGCTCGAAGCTCGCCGCACATTGGGGGTCGTAGATGTCGAGGATTCGCTCGATCCGGTCGCCGCGATAGGTGGCGATCTCCCACAGGGTCGCCGTCGTCGCGGGCGCGCCGTCCCGCTCGAACCGCATGCCGCTGTGGACCAGGACATTGGCGCCTTCCTGCCGGATCATCGAATCGATGCCGACGGTGCGGATGCAGAGCTTGTCGAACCGCTCGACCGAGTAGCGCAGCGCCGCGAGCATCCGGTCGCGGCCATGGATCACGCAATGGAAGGGCATGTTCATCACCTCGTAGATGATGTCCTCGTGGAAGTAGTCACCGAGCGGCGCCCAGTCGCCGCTGTCGTAGGCGGTCTCGAACACGCCGCGCTGCTCGGCATATTTCTGGATCAGGTTCATTCGCCGTCCCTTTTCGTCTGCGTGAGAAATCCGGCGGCCGCGCTCGCGGCCAGAACATCCTTCAGCGCCAGGGCCAGGGCGGCCGGCTGGTCTTCCTGAACGTTGTGTCCCGCGCCTGGGATGACGACCCACCGCCCGGCCGGAAAGCCGGCGGCGAAGGCTTCCAGCCCGGCCTGGGTCAGCACGCGGCTGCGCCCGCCCTTCACGACGAGGACGGGGCATTCGACCAGAGGAGCCAGATCGGTGAGCTGGGCGAGGCGCGCCAGAATGTGGGGGAAATCGACGGGGACGCGGCGGTCCGCCTTCCAGCCAAACCCCTCGGCGCCGGGCTTCAGCAGCGCTTGATAGCGGTAGAGCATCAGATCAGGATCCGTCGCCGGGCTGACCGCCAGCGCCTGACGCACCAGGTCTTCCACGCGCGCCACCGGTCTGGCCGCCTCGATAAAGGCGCGCATACGGGCGCTGGCCTCGAAGTTCACGGCGTTTGCGACGTCGATGAAGGTCAGGCTTTGCAGCCGGGAGCCGAGCGCGAGGGCGGCATGGCCGGCGACACAGCCGCCCAGTGACATGCCCACCAGATGCACCGTCGTCAGTCCCAGATGATTCGCCAGTTGCAGGACATCGCCCGCCGACCGCTCCACCGAATAGTCGTCGGCCCATTCGCTCTCGCCATGACCGCGCAGGTCAAGGGCCACACAGCGGACGGCGCCCCCCAGCGCGAGGGCCAGCAGGTCGAAGGTGTGGGCCGACAGGGCGCCGCCGTGCAGCAGCACCAGGGTCTCAGACCCGCCCGGCCAGTCCAGGTAATGCAGCCGAACGCCGTCCGAAGCGCGCAGCCAGCCGGATCGTGGCAACCGCTCGGGCTTGAACGGAATGGCGCGGGCCAAGGCCAGCTTTTCCAGCAGCGCGACAGAGGGAACAGCCACAGCCGTATATCTCCAGGATCGAGCCTTACTTAGATATGTCAAAGTAGATTCGCAAGGCGGTCTTGCGGCGCTCGGAGGCGTGTCCAGGCCACCTGGTCCGCTGGCGAAAACGCCGCGAAACATTTCGCATCCGACCCTGTTCGCCGGGAGGAGTCCGCCTAGTGTTCCGGTCCCGCCGCGATCACGGAAAGGGCGACGTGCCCGACATCTTCCTCCACGTACCGGCCGGCGTTTTCGACGCGCAGGCCCGGGCGAAAATGGCCCGGGCGGTGTGCGCCGCCACGGACCTCATCGACCGGCCGGCGGACGGACGTCAGGGGGCGGCCTGGGTCGTCGTGGATGAGATCGATGGCGATCATTTCCTGGGTGAAGGCCTGGACCGGGGCGGCGAGACGATCACGATCTCGATCCATGTCTTTCACCTGTTCGGGCCGGCGGACGAGGTGGCGCGGGCCGACCTTGCGGAGCTGTTTCACGACCTCTGCAGCGAGGCCCGGCCCGCCGGGGAGCCGAGACCCATTGCCATCTCCATGACGGTGACGGATGTGACGACAGGTTGGTGGGGTCATGACCGACGGCCCCCGCGGCCGACCCTTGATGGCGCCAGCCTCACGCCCCGACGGATATCCCCACCCCGCCCCCTGCCACGCCTTGAGACGGAACACCCATGACCTTCGTGCTGATCGTCCATCAGGTCGATGACTACCCGGCCTGGAAGGCCGTCTTCGACAACGCCGCCGACATCCGCAAGGCGGCCGGCGAAATCAGCTTTCAGGTGCTGACCGCCGACACCGATCCCAACCAGGTGATCCACTTCTCGCGCTGGCGGAGCCTGGCCGGAGCCCGGGCCTTCTTCGAGTCCGACGAACTGGTCGAGATCCGCCGCAAGGCGGGCGTACACGCCCCGATCTTCACCTATCTGGAAGAGCGCGACCATGGCGTGCTCTAGGCGTCCCCAGGCTGACATCGCCGGAGCCGCCGCTTGCCGTCGATAGAGAGCGCCGGCCTGTTGCTGGCGGCGGGGCTGCTGGCCGGGGTCATGAACGCGGTGGCGGGCGGAGGCACCTTTGTCGCCCTGCCGGCGTTGGCCTTCATGGGGCTGCCGCCGACGGTGGCCAATGCGTCCAGCACCGTCGCCCTGTTTCCGGGCACGCTGGCCAGCGCCTGGAGCTATCGGAAGGACATCCGCCCGTTCGGCCCGGTCCCGACCGCCAGCCTGCTGTGGTGTAGCCTGCTGGGCGGGCTGGTCGGGGCGGTTCTGCTGCTGCTGACGCCGGAGCGCGCTTTCAGCGCCGTCATCCCCTGGCTGCTGCTGCTGGCCACGGCCACCCTGGCGGCCGGTCCGCGGCTGTCCGGCTGGATCAGGACGCGGGGACTTCATGCCGGCCCGCGCTTCGTGCTGGCCGCCCAGCTCGTCCTGGGGATCTACGGCGGCTACTTCGGCGGCGCGGTCGGCCTGATGATGCTGGCCGCCTGGAGCCTGACCTCCACCGCCGATCTGCGGGCCCTGAACCCGATCCGGACCCTGATGGTGGCGGCCGCCAACGGCATGGCCGTGGTCTGTTTTGTCGTGACCGCGAACGTTCGCTGGCCAGAAACCCTGCTGGTCATGATCGGCGGCATAGCCGGCGGCTATCTGGGCGCCCAGCTTGGCCGGCGCCTGCCGCTGGTGCTGCTGCGCGGCGTCATCCTGACCATCGCAGTGGTGACCACGGCGCTCTACTTCGCCCAGGCCTATCTCAGATAAGGCCGTCACCCCCGCCGTCCGGATCGGCGATCAGAGGGCTTCCGGACGCGCCAGGATCAGCTTGGTAGGCGGCTGGGCCAGCCGGTCGATGGCCTCGTTCCAGGGGGCGATGGTGTGGATGGGGTCGAGCATGCCGGGGGCGGCCGCCAGCAGCTCAAGAACCCTGGCCATATGGGCCTGGGGGTTGTTCCAGCCGATGGTGAAGCGCACGCCCCGGTCATACATGGCGCCCAGCGGCACGGGAGCGTCGCCCAGGTAGACGCCGCAGCTGGCGCAGCGGCCATAGGGCGCGGTCGACCGGAGCGCCGCGCCGAGCCAGGCCCCGGTGGGATCGCCGCTGGCGTCGACCGTGACCGGATAGCAGCCCATCCGCCGTGGCGCGGCGGCGCTTTCGATCGGCCGGGCGCCCAGGGCCTCGGCGATGGCCAGGCGGGATGGATCGCTGTCCAGATAGTCGACCTGTTCCGACCCCAGGGCCACGGCCATGGCGGCGGCGTAGAGGGCGACCGAGGGCGTTCCGCCCCCGCCGGCGACGACCAGCACGGGCGCGCCGGGTTGCTCGTCCAGCCCCTCGGCCACACAGCGAAAGCCGTCGGACAGGTTGTCGCCGACGCTGGCCGCTGCCGCCGGCGACACATTGGCCGGCAGGAGGGCCATCATGGTGCTGGCGAACGGCACCCGGATCAGATCGCAGAGGGCCCCGCCCCAGTCGCCGTAGATGCCAAAGCCGAAGGCGGCCTTGGCGTTGACGGTCGTGCAGGCGGTCGGCAGGCCTCGCCGGCAGGCGGCGCAGGTTCCGCAGGCGATCAGGAAGGCGACCACCACCCGGTCGCCGACGCCAAAGCCGGTGACCTCGTCCCCCAGGCTGACGATTTCCGCCACGAACTCATGCCCGAAGCAGAAGGGGGCGCGGACCGGCAGCCGGCCGCGCATGTAGAGGACGTCGGCGTCGCAGATCGACACCGCCAGCGGGCGCACGATGGCGTCTGTGGCGGACAGCAGGCGCGGCGCCGGCGCCTCGCGCCAGTCGAACGTGGTCGGCCCGACGGCCATCAGCTGTTGCATGGGATCACGCCTCCCGGGCGGGTCAGTGGCCCTGCAATTGGGCAATGTCGTGCAGCAGATCCTCCGCGGGACGCTTGCAGACCCGCAGGGGAACGAACAGCTGCCGGCCGTTCGTCAGGGTCATGACCAGGTAGGACAGCTTGCCAAAGCCTCGCCTGCGGGACTCGACCGTGGCCTCGGCGATATCGGCGACGTTCGTCCGCGAAAACAGCCCGCTCAGATAGACGAGGCGATCATCGTCCAGCCACAGCACGCCCTTGCCGTGGAACAGCGCCAGGAAAAGAAACCCCTGCTCGACGAGGCCCCGCACCGTGAAGGCGGCCGCCGCCAGCAGCAGGATCATCCAGAGTTCCGCCCCCCTGCCCTGCACGACATCGAGGGTCACGACCCCGGCCAGGGCCAGCAGGATGGCAAGATACAGCAGGGACATCGCCAGGATGGGCCATGTCCGCGCCGGCGAAATCTCAGCGATCGTTCTCATGTCGTCATCCGTGGGCGCCGTTCGGGGGAGATCCGAGGCTGCAGGACTGACGAGAATCTCCGCCCGCGCCAGCCTGCGCGAGGGGCGTGTTGGTCAATGATCAGACCGAATTCGCCAAAGGCGGTGACGACGCCCCGGCGTCCGGTTTGGCCCCCTGAACTGTCCGGTTCGACCCTTGCGGGCGATGGGGGCCGGCGGCTGCAATGGCGGGCCAGCCAACCCTGTCCCGGACACCATCCATGCCCCTCGCCGCCGTCATCAATGTCTCCGCCCTCAACGGAGCCGATGGCTTCCAGATCAGCGGCGCGGCCGTGGACGATTATACCGGCAGGCTGGTGGCGGCGATCGGCGACATCAACGCCGACGGCATCGTCGACTTCATGGTCAGCGCCGCGGGCCTGGACGGCAACGTGGCCAACTCGGGCGGCGCCTATGTGATCTTCGGCCGGACGAGCGGCTTTCCGGCCGACCTCAACGTTTCGACGCTGAACGGGACCAACGGCTTCCGGATTTCGGGCGAGGTCCTGACCTACGCCAGCGCAGGCGCGACCGGTAACGCGATCTCGGCGGCGGGCGACATCAACGGCGACGGCATCGCCGACCTGATCATCGGCACCCCGGTGGCGTCCTCCAACGATTTCCAATCGGGAGCAGCCTGGGTCCTGTTCGGCCGCAATACGGCTGTCGCGGGGGGCTTCGCCAGCACGGTGGACCTGACCACCCTGAACGGCGCCGATGGCTTCCAGATCAACGGCGTCGGGGCGCAGACCGGCGGAGGCTCAACCGTCAGCGCGGCCGGCGACGTGAACGGCGATGGTTTCGACGACCTGCTGTTCACCGCCTACCGCACGGCCACGAACGGGGCGCTGTCGGGCACGACCTATGTGGTGTTTGGCCGCGACACAGCCGTGTCGGGGACGTTCGCGGCCAACCTGGAGCTCAGCAGCCTGAACGGCACCAACGGCTTCCGCATCCAGGGCGCGGCGGCCGGCGAATACTCCGGCTTCGCCGCCAGCGCGGCGGGCGATATCAACCACGACGGCATCGACGACCTGCTGATCGGAGCCCTCAGCTCGGACGTCGCCGGCGACAACACCGGCGCCGCCTATGTCGTCTACGGCAAGAACACGGCCGTCTCGGGCGCCTTCGCCGCCGATGTGCAGCTGAGCGGCCTCAATGGCGCCAACGGCTTCCGCATGACCGGCGTCAATGCGCAGGACGCGGCCGGCGTCAGCGTGGCTGCCGCCGGCGACATCAACGGTGACGGCATCGACGACCTCGTCATCGGCGCCCATGCCAGCGACAACGGCGGCGACTACTCCGGATCGACCTATGTGGTGTTCGGCCGCAATACCGCCGTTTCAGGCGCCTTCGCCGCCAGCTTCAGCCTGTCGTCCCTGAACGGCGCCAACGGCTTCCGCCTGGACGGCCTCGAACGGGACTACAGCGGCCGGTCGGTTTCGGCGGCCGGCGACGTCAATGGCGACGGCATCGACGACCTGCTGATCGGCGCCTATCGCTCGGATGCGACAGCGGCTTATGCCGGCGGGGCCTACCTGCTGTTCGGCCGGACCACCGGCTTCGCCGCCGCCATCAGCCTGGGCAGCCTGGATGGGACCACGGGAGTGCAGATTAACGGGGAGTTCGGGGGCGACAATTTCGGCATCGATGTCTCGGCCGGCGACGTCAACGGCGATGGCCTGAGCGACCTGATCATCGGCGCCGGTTACGCAGACCCCAATGGCGCCAACTCCGGCGCCGCCTACGTTATCTTCGGCCAGCAGGGCGCCTTCGTCGGCACGCCAGCCGACCAGACCTACAGCGGCGGAGCCGGAGCGGACTCTCTGGCGGGCCTTGGCGGCAAGGATACGCTGAGCGGCCTGGGCGGTGACGACATCCTCGACGGCGGGGCCGACAACGACGTCCTCTACGGCGGCGACGGGGCGGACGACCTGATCGGCGGGGCCGGCAGCGACATCCTGAACGGCGACGACGGCAACGATGAGCTGAACGGCGGCGACGGCTCCGACAAGCTGTTCGGCGGCATCGGGACCGATCTGCTGATCGGCGGCCTCGGCAACGACCGCATGGACGGCGGCGCCGGCGTCGATACCCTGAACGGCAACGACGGCAACGATTACCTGGACGGCGGCCTGGGCGCCGACGTCCTGCGTGGCGGCCTGCTGAACGACGTCTACATCGTCGATGACGCGGGCGATCAGACGATCGAACTGATGGGCGAAGGCTATGACATCGTCCGCACCGGCCTGGCCTGGACCCTGGGGGACAATCTCGAGGGGCTGGAGCTGCAGGGCGCGGGCAATGTCGCCGGAACCGGCAATGGCGGGGCCAACAACCTGCAGGGCAACAGCGGGAACAACCTGCTGTCCGGCCTGGCCGGCGTTGACACGATCAACGGCAATGACGGGGCCGACACCATCGTCGGCGGGGCCGGCAACGATCTGCTGCGCGGCGGGCTGGGGGCCGATACCTTCCGTGTCGCCCACGCCTTCGGCGGCGTGCTGGAGACCGACCAGATCTACGACTTCAGCGACGCCGAGGGCGACATCATGGACTTCTCGGGGGCCTATGCCGGGACCCTGGCCCAGGTGGCGAGCTTCACCCGCCACGCCGGCGAGATGACCCTGACCTTCGCCGGCGGGATCACCACCGTGCGGCTGGACATCGATGGCAACGGGGTCGCCGACTACCAGGTCAAGATCAACGGCGATGTGACGGGCGACTGGAGCGGCTGGCTGCTGTAGCGGCCGCCTCAGGACAGGGCGTAGGTGGCGATCGACAGGGACACCTTGCCCTCAGGCGTGAAGACGAAGGTCTCGGCCGCCTGGCGTCCCGTCTGGTTGGTGTAGAGGATGGTCAGGGCGCCCCGGCCCAGGAGCACCGTCCGCAGCTCGAACCGCAGATCGGGCGCCAGCGCGAGCGCCTGCCGCCAGTAGGCGCCGAGCGCGGCCAGTCCGGTGACCGATGATCGATCTTCGCCCGTGACGCGTGCGATCATCGGCGAATGGAAGACGACGTCGTCGGCGTAGTGAGCCAGGATGGCGTCAAGATCCTGGGCGTTCCAACCCGCGATCCAGTTTTCGGCGAACTTCGTCAGCTCATGCCTATCCATGGCGCCAACTCCCCCTCATCATAGCCCACGACCCAACCGGCCAGCCCGAATGACGTCGAGGATGGACGTCGGCTTTTCGCCCGTGATGCGCTCGAACAGATCGTTCATCGGGATAGGTCGCCGCAAGGCCAGCCCGACAGAGGAAATATGATCCGCCATGGCCGGGTTCAGCCGAGCATCCGTGAGCGACCGCTGCGTGAGAAGGTCGGTCCATTCCCTGCGGGACACGGTCTCATGCCGGATCAACCGACCCAGCTTTTCCGTCAGGGCCTGCGCAATCTCGCCGTGGCTGACCTGCGCTCCACCGCTGGGATAGATGGTGGTCTCGCCCTCGAGACGCTCCGGGTGGAGCAGGGCCGCCACCGCAAGCCTGCCCGCATCATCACCCGTGATCCAGCTCAGCGGGGCGTCGCCGAACGAATTCCGCAGCACACCGCCCTCGGCAAGGTCCTGGCGATGCAGCAACTCGATGTTCTCGGCGAATAGCGCGGCGACCCGGAGATTGATGGTCGCCAGATCAGCCCATTGCAGGACTTCTTCCGCGAGCCAGTGCGCTCGACCAAGCTCGGACGGGCCGTCTGGCCGCGAGACGCCCATCGACATGACGACGACCTGCTTCAGGCCCGCCTCGCGGGCGGCGGAGGCGAAATTGGCCGCTCCATCGACCACGCCCGCCGCGATCGGATAGGTGAAGTAGGCTGCGGTGACGCCAGCAAGGGCCGGCGCCAGGGAACGACGGTCATGAAGATCACCGACGATGGTCTCAATGCCGCGGGCGGCCAGTGCCCGCGCGCGATCATCGTCACGCCGGACAAGCGCGCGAACGTTATGGCCACGCGCCTTCAACTCGGTCGCCACGAAGTGGCCCGTTCCCCCGTGTAGACCTGTCGCGCCCAGCACAAGAAAAGACTGTCCGTCACGCATCGGCTACCTCGTCACACTGTCTGAAGGGTTCGAAATTCACACGACTAGCGATAGTGCTCGGCCGTCTGTCCGGAGAGCGTCGAGGCCATGAATTGCCGCCTCAGCGACTCCATTTTTTCCCAGACCTCAGGGTCGAGAAGGGACGGCATGGTGACCGGTTCCCCCCTGTCCAGCCCGATCATGGCGGCGCCGACAAGCTGATCAGCGGACAGATAGCTGGAGTCCGGAAACACCGACCCGTCCATGCCCTGCGAGCTGAAGAACTCCGTTCGGACGGGCCCGGGCATGACGAGCTGGATGCGAACCGCGCTCTCGGCGAACTCCAGCTGCAACGACCGGGTGAAGTTGAGGACGAAGGCCTTCGATCCACTGTAGGCCGCCGCCGCCGGGGACGGCGCAAAGGCGAGGACCGAACCGATGTTGACCAGAAACCCCTCTCCTCGCGCCTTGAAGCCAGCGACGGCGGCGCGAGACAGGCGGGCCAGGGCAACGACGTTGAGCCGGATATTGCGCTCCAGCACTTGCGACGAGGCGGCGGTGATCGGCCCCAGCCCGCCGGCGCCAGCATTGTTCACCAGCCCGCAAAACGCCTCCTGCTCCAGCCGACGCTCAAGGCTCTCCAGGTGGTCGACGTTCTCGAGGTCGGCGACCAGGACCTCGACGTCAGCGTCCCTTTCGGACCGCAGACGGTCGGCCAACTCGTCCAGCCGCTCCTTGCGGCGCGCAACGAGGGTGAGGCTGTAGCCGAGTTCGGCAAGGCGCCGCGCATAGGCGGCCCCGATGCCGGAGGAAGCGCCGGTGACCATCACCCGGCCGGTCCTGGGATAGCGTGACATCGTCATCCTCCGGTTCAGTCGTGGGTGCGCGGCGAGGCGCGGTTTTCGGCCATCCAGCGCTTCTCGTCCTCGGTGCCTTCCCTGGGCGGGAAGTAGCCCTGGATGGTCCACAGATCGAACGGGGTCTCATCGACGTGCAGCTCCCAGCCGTAGCCACGGTCGGCGACGTAGGGGGCGAAGATCTTGTTCATCCGCTCGAAGAACCGGACCTTGACCTCGTCCGACGGGAAGGTCCGGGCGATATGGTCCACCCAGATGCGGACGAAATCGTTGCGCGGCTCGCCGCCGATGTAGAAGTCGTCGGCCGCGACCTCCTGGAAGACGACGCCGACATAGAACCGGGGCATGCCGCGCGCATAGACGTCGGACAGGGCCTGCGAGATGGCCTTCTTGTCTTCGGGCGAATACGCGCCGACGGGGTGATAGATTTTCCACAGAGGCATGGGTCGCTCCCGCTATTGGGGTGATGAAGGGGGGGTCAGTTGAGGCCGTGAACCAGCAGGAAGCCGGCCAGGGCCGACACCACGCGGCCCGGTTGTTCCTGCTGCACGAAGTGGCCGACGCCCGGCCAGGCGTGCAGCGTCAGCGGCGCCTCGACCCAGTCCCAGACCCCGTTCAGGCCCTCGGGCAAGGCGTAGGCGTCGGCCAGGCCGTGGATCAGCAGGGTCGGCGCCTTGACCGGCGGCGGCGTCGATTCCCACACCCGATAGGGCGGAGCCGGGAACTGCATCCGGTAGTAGTTCATCGGCGCGCCCAGATCGGTGCGGGCGAAGGCCTCGTCATGGCGGACGCGGTAGGCCGGATCGGTGATCCAGGCGCCAAGGCGCTCCAGCGGCGTGGCCCGCTCGGCCCCCGGCTGCTGGAAGGCGCGGACATAGGCGCTGGCCGCCTCCTGCCTGGGGTTGGTGGCCAGTTCGCGGGCGATGGCCCAGGGGTGGGGCATGTCCATGACCACCAGTCCCTCGACCAGGTCGGGCCGGATCATCGCCACCTGCCAGGCCAGCCAGCCGCCCCAGTCGTGGCCGACCAGCACCGCGCTCTTGGCGCCGCAGGCCTCGATGGCCGCCGCCACGTCGCCGACCAGGGACGCCAGGTCGTACGCGTTGGGGTTCAACGGCTGGTCCGACAGGTTGAAGCCCCGCAGGTCCATGGCGGCGACCCGGTGAGTCTTCAGGAAGGGCGCCATGACCGCGTGCCAGGTCAGCCAGTGATCCGGGAAGCCATGGATGAACAGCATCAACCGACCGACCCCGGCCGTCGCCACATGGATCTTCGTGGCCCCGTTGCGCGCATAGCGGTGGTCCACGGCCTGTTCGATCTGGGTCAGGGTATCGGACGACATCGGAAGCTCCCTCCTGTTAGATGTTGTTCATCATCTATTTTTAGATTAGATGTCAGTCAACATCTTTTTTCGCAGGAGGTCGGCCTTGCGTGTCAGCCGTGATCAGGCCCGTCAGAACCGCCAGCGCGTGGTCGCCACGTCGAGCGCCCTGTTTCGGGAGAAGGGTGTCGAAGGCGTCGGAATCAGCGAGCTGATGAGCGAGGCTGGCCTGACCCACGGCGGCTTCTACAAACAGTTCGGCTCCAAGGCCGAGCTCATCGAGGAAGCCTGTTCCTTGGCGCTCGACGACACCATGGCCTTCTGGGACGGCTATCTGGAGGGCGCCGCCGAGCCGCGGGCCCGGTTCATCCGGGCCTATCTGTCACACCAACAGCGGGACCGTGTAGGCGAAGGCTGCCTGCTGCCGGCGTTGGCAGGTGAAGCCCGGCGGGAAACGCCCGCCATTCGCGGCGTCTTCACACGGGCGATCCGGTCCTACGCGGATCGACTGGACCAACCGGTAGAGGCGCGAACCGGCCAGACGCGCGCCGAGGCTCTTTCGACACTCTCGGAAATGGTCGGCGCCATACTCCTCGCCCGCGTCACGGACGACCGTCAGCTCTCTGATGAAATACTGGACGCCGCCCGGCGGCATATTCTCGGTGCTGAGCCGAACGGGGACTCAACCCGGTAGTTGGTGACCGACAAGCCCCTCGTCGATCGTCCTGGCCGGCGCGGCGCGAGGGTCGCGGTTGACCAGTCTGGCGGGAACGCCGACGGCCGTGCAGCCGGCCGGAACAGACCTGAGCAGGACCGACCCCGCCGCCACCTTCGCGTCGTCGCCGATACTGATATCGCCCAGCACCGTTGCATCGGCCGAGAGCAGGACGCCGTTCCCGATCCTGGGATGGCGGTGGCCGCGATTGGAGCCGACTCCGCCGAGGGTCACGCCCTGCAGTATAGAGACACGGTCACCGACGATGGCGGTCTCGCCTATGACGACGCCGACTCCATGGTCGATGAAGACCCCCCGGCCGATACAGGCGGCAGGATGGATATCGATGTGGAACAGTGCGCTGGAGCGACTCTGCAGCCAGGCGGCCAACGTCTCCCGACCCGTGACTTGCAGGACATTCGCGATGCGGTGGGTCTGCAACCCCAGGAATCCTTTGAAGAACAGGAATGGCTTGAGATAGCCAGCGGAGGCCGGGTCGCGCTCTACGATGGCGTTGAGGTCATGCTCGGCCATCTCGACGATCGAAGGGACGGCTTCGTAGACGCCGTCAATGATCCGCCCAAGACTCATCGCCTCCAACGTCTCATCACCGAGTTTGCGAGCGAGGTTGCGGCTCAGCGCGCCACCCAGGCTATTGACGTTCAAGATCGTCGCCGCCAGCAGGCTCGCCATTGCCGCATCCGTTGCGGCGGCGCGGGTTGCTTCCTGGTGGAGCAATGGCCAGACCAGCAGCCCCAACGGATCTGCGTTGTCGGATCGTTGACTCATCGCGCCGGGCTCTGCTGTGGGGTCCGCCATGAGCCTGAACCCCCGGCGGCGATCGCGCCAGCGGCGGATCGGCCAAAAGACAGTGCCGTACTTGTCAGCCCCGCCGCATGGCCGGTGGAGACCTCAGCCGCCCCTTACCGCCCGCCAGCCCGCCGCAGGATGGCCTGCTGCATCAGATCCACCGGCATGTCCGCCTCCGCCAGGATGGCATCCCGGATCGCCCTCGGCTCGCCGAACAGGTGCCCCTGCCCAAACGCCATGTCGAGGTCGAGGA
The nucleotide sequence above comes from Caulobacter sp. NIBR1757. Encoded proteins:
- a CDS encoding TetR/AcrR family transcriptional regulator; protein product: MEGSARKRVRRSVEASRQTILEAAERALIAEGPHGVKVQTIARALGLTDAAIHYHFGNREGLLEALLRFSGRRFVDDLAAAMAAMDPAAFDPATAARMLSDLYDRRGTAKLIMWLSLSGWSPSGAGMLEPLALGVHDWRSSQARQRELPAPDLDDSRRLIALLSALTFTQALTGEALPSSVGLTDLSSDDLLAWATSRLA
- a CDS encoding nuclear transport factor 2 family protein — its product is MNLIQKYAEQRGVFETAYDSGDWAPLGDYFHEDIIYEVMNMPFHCVIHGRDRMLAALRYSVERFDKLCIRTVGIDSMIRQEGANVLVHSGMRFERDGAPATTATLWEIATYRGDRIERILDIYDPQCAASFERWMADWGQGLDPRYLAEEP
- a CDS encoding alpha/beta hydrolase; protein product: MAVPSVALLEKLALARAIPFKPERLPRSGWLRASDGVRLHYLDWPGGSETLVLLHGGALSAHTFDLLALALGGAVRCVALDLRGHGESEWADDYSVERSAGDVLQLANHLGLTTVHLVGMSLGGCVAGHAALALGSRLQSLTFIDVANAVNFEASARMRAFIEAARPVARVEDLVRQALAVSPATDPDLMLYRYQALLKPGAEGFGWKADRRVPVDFPHILARLAQLTDLAPLVECPVLVVKGGRSRVLTQAGLEAFAAGFPAGRWVVIPGAGHNVQEDQPAALALALKDVLAASAAAGFLTQTKRDGE
- a CDS encoding antibiotic biosynthesis monooxygenase, whose protein sequence is MTFVLIVHQVDDYPAWKAVFDNAADIRKAAGEISFQVLTADTDPNQVIHFSRWRSLAGARAFFESDELVEIRRKAGVHAPIFTYLEERDHGVL
- a CDS encoding sulfite exporter TauE/SafE family protein, with protein sequence MPSIESAGLLLAAGLLAGVMNAVAGGGTFVALPALAFMGLPPTVANASSTVALFPGTLASAWSYRKDIRPFGPVPTASLLWCSLLGGLVGAVLLLLTPERAFSAVIPWLLLLATATLAAGPRLSGWIRTRGLHAGPRFVLAAQLVLGIYGGYFGGAVGLMMLAAWSLTSTADLRALNPIRTLMVAAANGMAVVCFVVTANVRWPETLLVMIGGIAGGYLGAQLGRRLPLVLLRGVILTIAVVTTALYFAQAYLR
- a CDS encoding alcohol dehydrogenase catalytic domain-containing protein, whose product is MQQLMAVGPTTFDWREAPAPRLLSATDAIVRPLAVSICDADVLYMRGRLPVRAPFCFGHEFVAEIVSLGDEVTGFGVGDRVVVAFLIACGTCAACRRGLPTACTTVNAKAAFGFGIYGDWGGALCDLIRVPFASTMMALLPANVSPAAAASVGDNLSDGFRCVAEGLDEQPGAPVLVVAGGGGTPSVALYAAAMAVALGSEQVDYLDSDPSRLAIAEALGARPIESAAAPRRMGCYPVTVDASGDPTGAWLGAALRSTAPYGRCASCGVYLGDAPVPLGAMYDRGVRFTIGWNNPQAHMARVLELLAAAPGMLDPIHTIAPWNEAIDRLAQPPTKLILARPEAL
- a CDS encoding calcium-binding protein, giving the protein MPLAAVINVSALNGADGFQISGAAVDDYTGRLVAAIGDINADGIVDFMVSAAGLDGNVANSGGAYVIFGRTSGFPADLNVSTLNGTNGFRISGEVLTYASAGATGNAISAAGDINGDGIADLIIGTPVASSNDFQSGAAWVLFGRNTAVAGGFASTVDLTTLNGADGFQINGVGAQTGGGSTVSAAGDVNGDGFDDLLFTAYRTATNGALSGTTYVVFGRDTAVSGTFAANLELSSLNGTNGFRIQGAAAGEYSGFAASAAGDINHDGIDDLLIGALSSDVAGDNTGAAYVVYGKNTAVSGAFAADVQLSGLNGANGFRMTGVNAQDAAGVSVAAAGDINGDGIDDLVIGAHASDNGGDYSGSTYVVFGRNTAVSGAFAASFSLSSLNGANGFRLDGLERDYSGRSVSAAGDVNGDGIDDLLIGAYRSDATAAYAGGAYLLFGRTTGFAAAISLGSLDGTTGVQINGEFGGDNFGIDVSAGDVNGDGLSDLIIGAGYADPNGANSGAAYVIFGQQGAFVGTPADQTYSGGAGADSLAGLGGKDTLSGLGGDDILDGGADNDVLYGGDGADDLIGGAGSDILNGDDGNDELNGGDGSDKLFGGIGTDLLIGGLGNDRMDGGAGVDTLNGNDGNDYLDGGLGADVLRGGLLNDVYIVDDAGDQTIELMGEGYDIVRTGLAWTLGDNLEGLELQGAGNVAGTGNGGANNLQGNSGNNLLSGLAGVDTINGNDGADTIVGGAGNDLLRGGLGADTFRVAHAFGGVLETDQIYDFSDAEGDIMDFSGAYAGTLAQVASFTRHAGEMTLTFAGGITTVRLDIDGNGVADYQVKINGDVTGDWSGWLL
- a CDS encoding nuclear transport factor 2 family protein, yielding MDRHELTKFAENWIAGWNAQDLDAILAHYADDVVFHSPMIARVTGEDRSSVTGLAALGAYWRQALALAPDLRFELRTVLLGRGALTILYTNQTGRQAAETFVFTPEGKVSLSIATYALS